The following nucleotide sequence is from Synechococcus sp. CBW1004.
CCTGGATGCAGCTCATCACCCCAGGCGTATTCGCAGTCCTGGAGGCCGCCGCGGGCGGCCCACTCCCATTCCCGTTCACTGGGCAGCTGCTTGCCGGCCCAGTCGGCATAGGCTTCGGCATCGGCAGCGGTGATGTGCACCACCGGATGTCGGTCGCGACTTCTGATCGAGCTGCCGGGTCCCTCGGGGTGGCGCCAGTCGGCTCCGAAGACGTAGTGCCACCACTGATGCGTGTCCGTGAGAGGCACTGGTCCGCTGGGAGACACGAACACGATCGAGGCGGGCCTCAGGCGTTCCGGCGGAGCACCCGGATAGGCGGCAGGATCAGCGGGCTGCTCGGCCACGGTGATGTAGTCCGTGGCCTTGACGAACTTCAGAAACTGAGCATTCGTCACCGGCGCCGGATCCATCCAGAATCCCTCCACCTCGACCCAGTGGGCCGGGGCTTCCTCGGGATAGTGATCATCTGAGCCCATCCGGAAGCGGCCTGGTGGAATCCACACCATTCCTGGAGCGGGCGGACGGCCCGCCGGTCTTGCAGCGGGCTTCTGCGTTGCAGCAGTGGATCGGGATGGCAGGGAACGTCTCATTCCTGCAGGCTTCAGGCGCCGCCGCTCGCGGCCTTCTCAAGTTTCTCGATCACCCGCTCCAGCGAGAAGCTCGCGGCCTTCTGTCGCGGCGGA
It contains:
- a CDS encoding formylglycine-generating enzyme family protein; the protein is MGSDDHYPEEAPAHWVEVEGFWMDPAPVTNAQFLKFVKATDYITVAEQPADPAAYPGAPPERLRPASIVFVSPSGPVPLTDTHQWWHYVFGADWRHPEGPGSSIRSRDRHPVVHITAADAEAYADWAGKQLPSEREWEWAARGGLQDCEYAWGDELHPGGRAMANTWQGAFPHHNSRFDGYERTSPVGSFPANGFGLVDMIGNVWEWTRDWYRHGHDPDQGTPEPGHCCAAAEQARLNSIDPHSEHGSTPRRVVKGGSFLCAPEYCRRYRPAARRAQGLDTSTSHLGFRCVVRLQP